A section of the Spirosoma pollinicola genome encodes:
- a CDS encoding exo-alpha-sialidase, whose product MRPFITVNIIRRKTGLYLTILVAVLGNFITPIYGQKQDSRSIKYGVIIPDETYSDQPYIVKTNDGAWLCVLTTGTGQEGASGQHIISERSLDQGKTWIDKREVEPGNGPEASYAVLLKAPSGRIFVFYNHNTDNIRAVKGDNPPYKDGVVKRVDSQGYFVFKYSDDNGKSWSTKRTTIPIRNFKIDLENPYQGKIQYFWNVGKAFSYNGSAYVPIHKVGGFGEGFFTSSEGALVESVDLLTVKDPDKATWTTLPDGDAGLRTPFKEGGPIAEEQSVSILSDGSFFCVYRTIDGHPAYTFSRDRGHTWDPPQYMRYANGRLIKHPRAANFAWKCENGKFLYWFHNHGGRFIRQSPNRRSMAYEDRNPVWVSGGVEADSPKGKIIRWSQPEILLYDDDPLIRISYPDLVEDKGAYYITETQKDIARVHQLDETLLTQLWRQFDWAEKTQVGILSYWSNKGGSFPQSIPAPVLPDFYKRDNTRLEQPGISIPNGFTIDIAFTLKKLTEGQVLIDTRTPDGKGWYLRTTDKKTLEIGLNDGRMQSVWSCDEGLLRINQKQYVSIIVDGGPKIISFVVDGVFNDGGDTRQFGWGRFNPQLRSAAGGPDLQIGTNLNGSIQQITVYGRAIKISEAIGNYSSFIKAQ is encoded by the coding sequence ATGAGGCCATTTATCACCGTAAACATAATAAGGCGAAAAACTGGCCTATATCTGACTATACTGGTAGCTGTTCTTGGCAACTTTATTACACCAATTTATGGCCAGAAACAGGATAGTCGTTCCATTAAATATGGAGTAATTATTCCCGACGAAACGTACAGCGACCAACCCTACATCGTTAAAACCAACGATGGCGCCTGGCTTTGTGTGCTAACAACCGGAACTGGGCAGGAAGGGGCTTCTGGTCAGCATATCATTTCTGAACGTAGCCTTGATCAGGGCAAAACCTGGATTGACAAAAGGGAGGTAGAGCCCGGCAACGGACCCGAGGCCTCTTATGCCGTTCTCTTAAAAGCCCCTTCAGGCAGAATCTTTGTCTTTTATAACCATAATACGGATAATATCAGGGCTGTAAAAGGAGATAACCCGCCGTATAAGGATGGGGTAGTTAAACGAGTGGATAGCCAGGGGTATTTTGTCTTTAAATACTCGGATGATAACGGCAAAAGTTGGTCTACAAAACGAACTACCATTCCAATACGGAACTTCAAGATTGATCTGGAGAATCCGTATCAGGGAAAAATTCAATACTTCTGGAATGTGGGAAAAGCCTTTTCCTACAATGGATCGGCCTATGTACCCATACATAAAGTTGGCGGGTTTGGGGAAGGGTTCTTTACATCAAGTGAAGGAGCTTTAGTAGAAAGTGTAGATCTGCTCACGGTAAAAGACCCCGATAAGGCGACATGGACTACACTGCCAGATGGCGATGCTGGTTTACGTACCCCCTTCAAAGAAGGTGGTCCTATAGCCGAAGAACAAAGCGTCTCTATCTTAAGCGATGGTTCTTTCTTTTGTGTCTATCGAACAATAGATGGCCATCCTGCCTATACGTTCAGCCGTGATAGGGGCCATACCTGGGATCCTCCCCAATACATGCGCTACGCCAATGGTCGGCTCATTAAGCATCCACGAGCGGCTAATTTTGCCTGGAAGTGCGAGAATGGTAAATTTCTCTACTGGTTTCATAATCACGGTGGACGATTTATACGGCAGAGTCCCAATCGCCGAAGTATGGCCTATGAGGACAGAAACCCGGTATGGGTTTCAGGCGGTGTTGAAGCCGATTCGCCAAAGGGTAAAATTATACGGTGGAGCCAACCTGAAATACTACTTTACGATGATGACCCATTAATCCGGATAAGCTACCCCGATTTAGTTGAAGACAAGGGTGCGTACTATATTACTGAAACCCAGAAAGACATTGCTCGCGTCCATCAACTTGACGAAACACTACTAACGCAACTCTGGCGCCAGTTTGACTGGGCAGAAAAAACGCAGGTAGGTATTTTATCATACTGGTCAAATAAGGGCGGAAGTTTTCCACAATCGATACCGGCCCCCGTGTTACCTGATTTTTATAAACGAGACAATACCAGGCTTGAGCAGCCGGGCATAAGCATACCGAACGGATTTACAATAGACATAGCATTTACATTAAAAAAACTAACTGAAGGTCAAGTGCTTATTGATACACGCACACCTGATGGAAAAGGGTGGTATCTACGAACGACAGATAAAAAAACCCTGGAGATTGGTTTAAATGACGGGCGAATGCAATCGGTCTGGTCCTGTGATGAAGGGTTGCTTAGAATTAATCAGAAGCAGTACGTCAGCATTATTGTTGATGGAGGGCCTAAAATCATTTCTTTCGTCGTCGATGGTGTCTTTAATGACGGTGGAGATACCCGACAATTCGGATGGGGTCGATTTAACCCTCAGTTGAGATCCGCTGCGGGCGGACCTGATTTGCAAATTGGTACCAACCTAAATGGATCGATTCAGCAGATTACAGTATATGGCCGAGCCATTAAAATATCGGAGGCCATTGGCAACTACAGTTCGTTTATAAAGGCTCAATAA
- a CDS encoding nucleoside deaminase, which translates to MDRHEEFMNRCRELAGQAAQTGNTPVGAVVVRDGVIIGEGQEATHPGNDITCHAEVEAIRDAVRRLGGMKLSDCILYTTHEPCILCSYVIRHHRFGLIVFEIAVPSVGGLTSPYPILTATDIPVWGPPPLVIQLKRG; encoded by the coding sequence ATGGATCGACACGAGGAATTTATGAACCGATGCCGGGAGCTGGCCGGACAGGCAGCTCAAACGGGCAACACTCCGGTCGGGGCCGTAGTAGTGCGTGATGGTGTTATTATTGGTGAAGGACAGGAAGCCACACATCCCGGAAATGATATCACCTGTCACGCTGAGGTAGAGGCCATTCGGGATGCCGTTCGGCGATTGGGTGGGATGAAGCTGTCGGATTGTATTCTGTACACAACCCACGAGCCGTGCATTCTATGTTCGTATGTGATACGGCACCACCGGTTTGGCCTGATTGTGTTCGAGATCGCTGTGCCTTCGGTTGGGGGCTTAACGAGTCCCTATCCAATTCTGACCGCTACCGACATTCCGGTTTGGGGACCACCACCATTGGTAATACAGTTAAAAAGAGGCTAA
- a CDS encoding HAD family hydrolase gives MQSQPIKALFLDIGGVLLTNGWDRSARHRAAQLFKLDYDQLNERHHLTFDTYESGKLSLEDYLQRIVFYENRTFSALEFTRFIMEQSQPFPEMIQLVKKLKQEHGLKLLAINNEGREINAHRIRQFGLDTFFDAFVSSCYVHLRKPDTDIFQLALDISQTAPEEVVYIDDRLMFVQVAQRLGMHCIEHTSYESTCEKLMSLGLSLTQ, from the coding sequence ATGCAGTCTCAACCAATTAAAGCGCTCTTTTTAGATATTGGTGGTGTCCTCTTAACGAACGGCTGGGATAGGAGCGCTCGGCACCGCGCTGCCCAACTTTTCAAGCTGGACTACGACCAACTTAATGAACGACACCATCTGACATTCGACACCTATGAATCGGGCAAACTGAGCCTTGAAGACTATCTTCAACGAATCGTCTTTTATGAAAATCGGACTTTCTCCGCATTAGAATTTACCCGCTTTATCATGGAGCAGTCCCAACCCTTTCCGGAGATGATTCAACTGGTGAAAAAATTGAAACAGGAGCATGGGTTAAAATTGCTGGCCATCAACAACGAAGGCCGTGAGATCAATGCGCATCGCATTCGCCAGTTCGGGCTCGACACGTTTTTCGATGCGTTTGTATCATCATGCTACGTACACCTGCGCAAACCCGACACGGATATCTTCCAGCTGGCGCTGGATATAAGCCAAACAGCTCCTGAGGAGGTGGTCTATATTGACGACCGGTTGATGTTTGTTCAGGTCGCCCAACGGTTGGGGATGCACTGCATTGAGCATACCAGCTATGAATCGACTTGTGAAAAGTTGATGTCTTTGGGGTTATCCCTTACTCAATAG
- a CDS encoding ABC transporter permease has translation MNLLENIREGLRSIASNRLRTILTSLIIAIGITSLVGILTAIEGIQSSVDSSFAGLGANTFSIVARQDAFRRGGRVQKQDEPIDYFDAVNFKRRFPYGATISVSTVVSQAAQAKFGSKKTNPNVQLIGGEDSFLTVKGFTIGSGRNFTQNDLNQAANVAIIGIEVANTLFEKKLNPLNQVIRVSGTQYKIIGVLDKKGGFSGGGDDRLILIPLDNARALAGTQKISFDITASVPSVSDQDEAVGEARGVMRLVRRDPLGQLDSFEIERADDLAKETANITGYLRIGGFGIGFITLLGAAIALLNIMLVSVTERTREIGIRKSLGATPKRIREQFLIEAIVICILGGVGGVLLGLGIGNLISGIVSQGKGGFIVPWAWMGLGIVVCVTVGLFAGIYPAVRASKLDPIEALRYE, from the coding sequence ATGAACTTACTAGAAAATATTCGCGAAGGGTTGCGCTCCATTGCCAGCAATCGCCTTCGCACTATCCTGACGTCACTTATTATCGCTATCGGCATTACGTCACTGGTGGGTATATTGACGGCTATCGAAGGCATACAAAGTTCGGTCGACAGTAGCTTTGCTGGTTTAGGTGCTAACACATTCAGCATTGTAGCCCGGCAGGATGCATTCCGGCGGGGCGGTCGTGTGCAAAAGCAGGATGAACCTATTGATTATTTCGACGCGGTTAACTTCAAACGACGGTTTCCCTATGGCGCAACTATTTCTGTTTCGACAGTTGTGTCGCAGGCGGCTCAGGCAAAATTCGGATCCAAAAAAACGAATCCGAACGTGCAGCTTATCGGTGGTGAGGATTCATTTTTGACGGTGAAAGGCTTTACGATTGGGAGCGGACGGAATTTTACACAGAATGATTTGAACCAGGCTGCCAATGTGGCGATCATTGGCATCGAAGTAGCGAATACATTATTTGAGAAAAAATTAAACCCACTCAATCAAGTCATACGTGTATCAGGTACCCAGTATAAAATTATTGGTGTATTGGATAAAAAAGGTGGTTTTTCGGGTGGTGGCGATGATCGACTCATTCTTATTCCGCTTGATAATGCCCGGGCGCTGGCTGGAACCCAGAAAATATCATTCGACATTACGGCATCTGTACCAAGTGTATCGGACCAGGACGAGGCCGTTGGCGAAGCGCGGGGTGTTATGCGGCTAGTTCGGCGTGACCCGCTCGGTCAACTCGACTCATTTGAAATCGAACGCGCCGATGATTTAGCGAAAGAAACTGCAAATATCACAGGCTATCTACGCATTGGCGGCTTCGGCATTGGGTTCATTACGTTGCTGGGGGCAGCCATTGCCTTACTGAATATCATGCTTGTGTCAGTTACGGAGCGCACCCGTGAAATTGGTATCCGCAAATCACTTGGTGCAACGCCCAAACGTATTCGGGAGCAGTTTCTCATAGAGGCCATCGTGATCTGCATTCTCGGGGGGGTAGGGGGCGTCTTGCTGGGTCTGGGTATCGGTAACCTGATTTCAGGTATTGTTAGTCAGGGTAAAGGCGGATTCATCGTGCCCTGGGCCTGGATGGGACTAGGAATCGTGGTTTGCGTGACGGTAGGTTTATTTGCAGGCATTTACCCCGCCGTTCGGGCCTCAAAGCTTGATCCTATCGAAGCTTTACGGTATGAATAG
- a CDS encoding asparagine synthetase B, with protein sequence MKRLLLPLILILTLTGQVWASKILIPMDDTQKNHLKAYGIAYWVLKTHDTEIDWLLNYRGGSFMMPQSQSFINEMVIRGVSYEVISDAQSAQIMAEVSAADANMDAVKLQKPPKVAVYSPKTKQPWDDAVTMVMTYAEIPYDIVFDEEVMNGKLPEYDWLHLHHEDFTGQYGKFFHFKDQPWYIAQKNEAESITRKFGFTKVPQLKLAVSQKIRDFVLGGGYLFAMCNATDTYDIALASHNTDIVDSFYDGDPADPNANNKLDYSQTLAFRNFQVYTNPYLIEFSNIDNQPEERGLSEHNDYFTLFQFSAKYDPIPTMLTQNHANVIKGFMGQTTAFKKNYIKPEVVILAENRSAGEARYIHAPYGRGFFTFYGGHDPEDYRHEIGEEPTDLNLHPNSAGYRLILNNILFPAAKKKKQKT encoded by the coding sequence ATGAAACGCCTGCTGTTGCCGCTTATACTAATTCTCACGCTGACGGGTCAGGTGTGGGCCTCTAAAATTCTGATTCCCATGGATGATACCCAAAAGAATCATTTGAAAGCCTATGGTATTGCCTACTGGGTACTCAAAACTCATGATACGGAAATCGACTGGCTGCTTAATTACCGGGGTGGCTCGTTTATGATGCCCCAAAGCCAGTCGTTTATCAACGAGATGGTTATCCGGGGGGTTAGTTATGAGGTTATCTCGGATGCCCAATCGGCGCAAATTATGGCCGAAGTGTCGGCAGCCGATGCCAATATGGACGCTGTAAAATTGCAGAAGCCCCCGAAGGTAGCCGTCTATTCCCCTAAAACAAAACAACCCTGGGACGATGCCGTGACGATGGTCATGACGTATGCGGAAATTCCCTACGATATTGTTTTTGATGAAGAAGTGATGAATGGTAAGCTGCCCGAATACGACTGGCTGCACCTGCACCACGAGGATTTTACGGGCCAGTACGGCAAGTTTTTTCATTTCAAAGATCAGCCCTGGTATATTGCCCAGAAGAATGAAGCCGAAAGTATCACCCGAAAATTCGGCTTCACGAAAGTGCCTCAGCTAAAACTGGCCGTATCTCAGAAAATCCGTGATTTTGTGCTGGGGGGCGGTTATCTGTTTGCCATGTGTAACGCTACCGATACCTACGACATTGCGCTGGCTTCTCACAACACGGATATTGTCGATTCCTTCTACGATGGCGACCCTGCCGATCCCAACGCCAATAACAAGCTTGACTACAGTCAGACACTCGCTTTCCGGAACTTTCAGGTATACACCAACCCCTACCTAATCGAGTTCTCCAATATTGATAACCAACCCGAAGAGCGCGGTCTGAGCGAACACAACGATTACTTTACGCTGTTCCAGTTTTCGGCCAAGTACGATCCTATCCCAACAATGCTGACACAAAACCATGCCAATGTCATTAAAGGATTTATGGGTCAGACAACAGCGTTCAAGAAGAATTACATCAAGCCTGAGGTAGTTATTCTGGCCGAAAACCGTTCGGCAGGTGAAGCTCGCTACATTCACGCACCCTATGGCCGGGGCTTCTTCACATTCTATGGCGGGCACGATCCCGAAGATTACCGGCACGAAATCGGCGAGGAACCGACCGACCTTAACCTTCACCCCAACTCGGCCGGTTATCGTCTGATTCTTAACAATATACTCTTCCCTGCGGCTAAGAAGAAGAAACAAAAGACCTGA
- a CDS encoding sensor histidine kinase, which translates to MKSPFNTAVFFIYIICLPLNIIQAQSIKFNHINTNQGLSQSHVYAILKDKKGFMWFGSEDGLNKYDGYKFTQYKQDLTNKSSICNSNVQDILEDKEGNFWIATANGLDRFDRAKNKFIHYPDGQNNYNINDIFQDSKSRIWLGTESGLFLFNVHTGSYTSYQEVTKKRRSKFSATINRIIEDGNSDLWFGTDDGLYRYNSKIRQVTGYFKDSLTKNSIRSDWVKDLYKDRAGNIWIGTHGGGLSLYNRATNSFHSFQHNPHNPFTIAHNDILSIMEDKGGNLWVGTENGGISIYNPASHKFTTYKYNPEDNSSLNNNSVYCLYRDDADNIWIGTYAGGVNFVPKFGDKFVSYHQIANDANSLSNNLVLSICGASTGNAVWIGTDGGGLNLFDRKTKNFTHYIHNDKNKNSPSNDYVISVIRVSPDILGLGYHNGGFDLFNEKTGVFTHHLPKVNDSQSLSISDVNNMFRDKDGNLWIGTWKGGLNFYNVSNNSFVHYRTNLDDKTSISDDIVTTVFQDKKGAIWVGTYKGLNLLDRDRKKFRRFQHDNQNKLSISNDNVQSILGANDGNLWIGTVGGGLNYFDAHKQTFKSYTEKDGLASNVVFAIQKDHTNKLWLSTNNGLSLFDPKTETFRNFSISDGLQGNEFRDNSSYQTPDGQLFFGGVNGFSTFYPDSLNDNTFIPPVYITDFQVFNKSISVGDKDQLLQKQISETRSITLSYKQSVFTFEYSALNYTVSEKNKYAYRLEGFDKEWNYVGTKRTATYTNLDPGTYVFRVKAANNDGVWNNVGTSLTVIITPPFWLTWWFKSLMALMLLSGLYALYRLRVKGIEAQQLILQNQVLARTSEVLQQKQELQDQALYVQLLQAKVEQQAAEQQLQESEQRFREIAENVDEVFWVHSAQPFQLLYVNPAFERVLNTTFQQAQKEPFLFMKTVLLEDRPAVSAFFEQYKAGIAGQLYYRTEVKGEPLRWLMIRTFIIRNEAGEVLRHIGIANDVTDQKEKEFVLQQALRREQELNQLKSQFVSTASHEFRTPLTTIQSSTELIELYLNSPTVSARGAISKHLGVIKQEINHFTSLLTDILTIGKIESGKVHFVPNWVDIVSISKEVIETHFSHRSDNRSVQLSIEGTERMVYVDAKLINHVLINLVSNAFKFSTKSPHLRLIFSDESVVFQVIDEGIGIPVSELSNLFQPFFRASNTNEAPGTGLGLVIARQFVELNGGQLELTSEEKKGTTCTVTLKSAKANETAST; encoded by the coding sequence ATGAAAAGCCCATTCAATACTGCTGTATTTTTTATATACATAATCTGTTTACCACTAAACATAATTCAGGCGCAAAGTATCAAGTTTAACCATATAAATACAAATCAGGGACTTTCGCAAAGCCATGTTTATGCAATTCTGAAAGATAAAAAAGGATTCATGTGGTTTGGCAGTGAGGATGGACTTAATAAATATGACGGGTATAAGTTTACACAATATAAACAGGACCTTACGAATAAAAGTAGCATTTGTAATAGCAATGTACAGGATATATTAGAAGATAAAGAAGGGAATTTTTGGATTGCTACAGCTAATGGTCTGGACCGATTCGATAGGGCAAAAAACAAATTCATTCACTATCCGGATGGCCAGAATAATTACAACATTAATGATATTTTTCAGGATAGTAAAAGTCGAATATGGTTAGGGACAGAAAGTGGTTTATTTTTATTTAATGTACATACCGGCTCTTATACATCGTATCAGGAGGTCACGAAAAAACGACGCAGTAAATTTAGTGCCACTATTAATCGGATTATAGAAGATGGCAACTCTGATTTATGGTTCGGGACAGATGATGGTCTCTACCGGTATAATAGTAAGATCAGACAGGTAACCGGCTACTTTAAAGATTCGCTTACGAAAAATAGTATTCGATCCGACTGGGTTAAAGATTTGTATAAAGATCGTGCCGGAAATATCTGGATAGGAACACATGGTGGGGGCTTATCTTTATACAATCGAGCAACGAATTCCTTTCATAGTTTTCAACATAACCCCCATAATCCGTTCACTATTGCCCACAATGATATTCTTTCCATTATGGAGGATAAAGGGGGAAACCTATGGGTTGGCACAGAAAACGGTGGAATAAGCATATATAATCCTGCCTCCCATAAGTTTACTACTTATAAATATAATCCAGAGGATAATTCTTCTTTGAATAATAATTCAGTCTATTGTCTTTACAGAGACGATGCCGATAATATCTGGATTGGAACCTATGCCGGAGGGGTAAATTTCGTGCCAAAATTTGGTGATAAATTTGTATCATACCATCAAATTGCAAACGACGCTAATAGCCTGAGTAACAATCTTGTGCTTTCTATCTGTGGTGCATCTACAGGCAATGCTGTGTGGATTGGTACAGATGGAGGAGGGCTGAATTTATTCGATCGAAAAACCAAAAACTTCACGCATTATATACATAACGATAAAAATAAAAATTCGCCGAGTAATGACTATGTTATATCCGTAATCCGTGTGTCACCAGACATATTGGGACTCGGTTATCATAACGGGGGCTTCGATTTATTCAATGAAAAAACAGGCGTATTTACCCATCATTTACCAAAAGTAAATGATAGCCAGAGTTTGTCCATCTCTGATGTGAACAACATGTTCAGGGATAAAGACGGTAACCTCTGGATAGGAACCTGGAAAGGTGGTCTCAACTTCTACAATGTCAGCAATAATTCGTTTGTTCATTACCGGACTAATCTTGACGATAAAACAAGTATTAGTGATGATATAGTGACAACGGTTTTTCAGGATAAAAAAGGTGCGATCTGGGTTGGTACATATAAAGGACTGAATCTACTCGACCGTGACCGGAAAAAATTCAGGCGATTTCAACATGATAATCAGAATAAACTAAGTATTTCCAATGACAACGTCCAGTCTATTTTGGGTGCAAACGATGGCAACTTATGGATTGGTACAGTAGGTGGTGGTTTAAATTATTTTGACGCCCACAAACAAACATTCAAATCCTACACCGAAAAAGACGGCTTAGCCAGCAACGTTGTTTTTGCTATTCAAAAGGATCATACCAACAAGTTGTGGCTGAGTACAAATAATGGCCTTTCCCTGTTCGATCCCAAAACAGAGACATTCCGTAATTTTTCGATTTCCGATGGGTTGCAGGGCAATGAGTTCAGAGATAATTCCAGTTATCAGACGCCCGACGGGCAACTATTTTTTGGCGGTGTAAATGGATTTAGTACATTTTACCCAGACAGCCTGAACGATAATACATTCATTCCGCCCGTATATATTACTGATTTTCAAGTTTTTAATAAGTCAATTTCGGTTGGTGATAAAGATCAATTACTTCAAAAACAAATTAGTGAAACACGGTCAATAACTCTGTCGTACAAACAATCGGTTTTTACATTTGAATATTCGGCCCTCAATTATACCGTTTCGGAAAAAAATAAATACGCATATCGGTTAGAGGGTTTTGATAAGGAATGGAATTACGTTGGCACAAAACGAACGGCAACTTATACCAATCTGGATCCCGGGACCTATGTTTTCAGGGTAAAAGCCGCTAATAATGACGGGGTCTGGAATAATGTGGGGACTTCATTGACCGTAATTATTACGCCACCATTTTGGCTGACATGGTGGTTTAAAAGTTTGATGGCCTTGATGCTGCTCAGTGGCCTTTACGCACTGTATCGCCTGCGTGTGAAGGGTATTGAAGCCCAGCAGTTGATTCTGCAAAACCAAGTCCTGGCTCGAACCAGCGAAGTACTCCAACAGAAACAGGAGTTACAAGATCAGGCACTTTATGTGCAGTTACTTCAGGCCAAAGTTGAACAGCAGGCCGCTGAACAACAGCTGCAGGAGAGTGAGCAGCGATTTCGGGAAATTGCCGAAAATGTTGATGAAGTGTTCTGGGTTCATTCGGCTCAACCCTTTCAATTACTTTATGTCAATCCAGCCTTTGAACGGGTCTTGAATACAACATTCCAGCAAGCGCAAAAAGAGCCATTTTTATTTATGAAAACCGTACTGCTGGAAGATCGACCTGCCGTTTCGGCCTTTTTTGAGCAGTACAAAGCTGGTATAGCAGGGCAATTATATTACCGGACAGAGGTAAAAGGCGAGCCGTTGCGCTGGTTAATGATTCGTACGTTTATTATCCGAAATGAAGCAGGGGAGGTGCTTCGCCATATAGGTATCGCCAATGACGTAACGGACCAGAAAGAAAAGGAATTTGTGCTTCAGCAAGCCCTCAGGCGCGAGCAGGAATTGAATCAACTCAAGTCACAGTTTGTCTCTACAGCCTCACATGAGTTCCGCACGCCGTTAACAACGATTCAGTCGAGTACCGAGTTGATCGAGTTGTATCTGAATTCACCCACCGTAAGTGCGCGCGGGGCTATCAGTAAGCACCTGGGTGTTATCAAACAGGAAATTAATCACTTCACCAGCCTGCTGACCGATATATTAACCATTGGAAAAATTGAGTCAGGCAAAGTGCATTTCGTGCCTAACTGGGTCGATATTGTTTCGATTAGTAAAGAGGTTATAGAAACTCATTTCAGCCATCGGAGCGATAATCGAAGCGTTCAGTTATCGATCGAGGGAACCGAACGCATGGTTTACGTGGATGCTAAACTAATAAATCATGTACTGATAAATTTAGTATCAAACGCTTTTAAGTTCTCCACTAAATCCCCTCACCTGCGCCTTATTTTTTCAGACGAAAGCGTTGTCTTTCAGGTCATCGACGAAGGGATAGGTATCCCGGTGAGCGAGCTATCTAACCTTTTCCAACCCTTCTTTCGGGCAAGCAACACGAATGAGGCTCCGGGAACAGGTTTAGGGCTGGTCATTGCCCGACAATTTGTTGAACTCAACGGTGGTCAACTGGAACTGACCAGTGAAGAAAAGAAAGGAACTACCTGTACAGTCACCCTGAAATCTGCGAAAGCTAACGAAACTGCAAGTACTTGA
- a CDS encoding DNA/RNA non-specific endonuclease, whose amino-acid sequence MFFKPRFSTKKYARRGFRLRGNTLVLLFIFFLIGLFLHYGGRTQPVVAFWNDFRQMIGLGRSRADTRKDNPYKAPEPNEPDVATDNRRDKGSQSDESEASDTKTDAPAPTNSPSTASSGNARFDFEKQVNFILPAVKPGDDIVQREGYTLRYRDQYKDADWVAYPLLAYETTGDADRKYEQFKPDPAVSNGTALPSDYTRSGYDRGHLAPAGDFKFSQRIMKETFFMSNITPQTPDFNRGIWKELEELVRTWAIRDKGVYVITGPVLKPGLPTIGKANEVSVPEKFYKVILYCNKPDIRMIGFLLDNTASNASLQQFVVPVDRIEQLTGIDFFPKIPDDLERKLESKSRDEMVADWFAN is encoded by the coding sequence ATGTTCTTCAAACCTCGTTTTTCAACTAAAAAATATGCTCGCCGGGGCTTTCGGCTACGTGGTAATACGCTCGTGTTACTGTTTATATTTTTCCTAATCGGATTGTTTCTGCATTATGGTGGTCGAACACAGCCGGTAGTTGCCTTTTGGAACGATTTTCGGCAGATGATCGGGCTTGGTCGTTCGCGGGCTGATACTCGGAAAGATAACCCTTATAAAGCGCCCGAACCCAATGAACCGGATGTTGCAACGGATAATCGACGGGATAAAGGATCTCAATCCGATGAAAGTGAAGCGAGTGATACAAAAACGGATGCCCCGGCGCCGACAAATTCGCCATCAACAGCATCGTCGGGGAATGCGCGGTTCGACTTCGAGAAACAGGTTAATTTCATTTTGCCAGCCGTTAAACCGGGCGACGATATAGTCCAGCGGGAAGGCTACACACTCCGGTATCGGGATCAATATAAAGATGCCGACTGGGTTGCTTACCCGTTGCTGGCCTACGAAACAACGGGCGACGCCGACCGCAAGTACGAACAGTTTAAGCCCGATCCGGCTGTTAGCAATGGCACGGCCCTTCCGTCCGATTATACCCGTTCTGGTTATGACCGGGGCCACCTTGCACCCGCTGGTGATTTCAAGTTCTCGCAGCGAATCATGAAGGAAACGTTCTTCATGAGCAATATAACCCCCCAAACGCCTGATTTTAACCGGGGTATCTGGAAAGAGCTTGAAGAGCTGGTACGTACATGGGCGATAAGAGACAAGGGCGTTTATGTTATAACAGGCCCTGTTCTAAAGCCCGGCCTACCCACAATTGGCAAGGCAAATGAAGTGAGCGTTCCCGAAAAATTTTATAAGGTGATTCTGTATTGCAACAAGCCTGATATCCGAATGATTGGGTTTTTGTTGGATAATACAGCATCGAACGCATCACTCCAGCAGTTCGTGGTGCCTGTTGATCGGATCGAGCAATTGACGGGAATTGATTTCTTTCCAAAAATTCCTGACGATCTGGAGCGGAAACTGGAAAGCAAAAGTCGTGACGAAATGGTGGCAGACTGGTTTGCTAATTAA